Proteins found in one Pseudomonas sp. P8_241 genomic segment:
- a CDS encoding efflux transporter outer membrane subunit: MTDRSLINLATVRGSRLLSLSLCMVLLSACAIGPDYQRPQAADPVQYKAAEGWTQANPSDALIRGAWWELYGDRQLNELVERLNSANQTVAQSEAQFRQAQALVRSARGAFFPTVDLSLGKNRSSQGTGSSSSSLTSSSSGIRDTYTAQAGVSWEADVWGKLRRGLEADTANAEASFADLAAMRLSQQSELVQNYLQLRVIDEQKRLLEATVEAYQRSLKMTGNQYRAGVSGKDAVAQAQTQLKGTEADLVDLIWQRAQFENAIAVLIGLPPAEFSLAETQGIPQLPQVPLNLPSQLLERRPDIASAERSVIAANANIGVAKAAYYPDFTLSMNGGYSSSTSKDLFSLPNRFWSVGPQLAMTLFDGGQRSAEVDRSEAAYDETVAKYRQTVLDGFREVENYLVQLKVLQDEAVVRQQALDAARESLRLTQNQYKAGLIAYLDVVVTQASALSNERSTLDLQQSRLIASVQLIAALGGGWDGQLDVSDTK, translated from the coding sequence ATGACTGACCGTTCGCTTATCAACCTGGCCACTGTTCGGGGCTCGCGCCTGTTGAGCCTGTCACTGTGCATGGTCCTGCTCAGTGCCTGCGCCATCGGCCCGGATTACCAGCGTCCGCAAGCCGCCGACCCGGTTCAGTACAAAGCCGCCGAGGGCTGGACTCAGGCCAATCCGAGTGACGCGCTCATTCGCGGCGCATGGTGGGAGTTGTATGGAGATCGCCAGCTCAACGAGCTGGTTGAGAGGCTCAACAGCGCCAACCAGACCGTGGCCCAGTCCGAGGCCCAGTTCCGCCAGGCCCAGGCGCTGGTGCGCAGTGCCCGCGGGGCTTTTTTTCCGACGGTCGACCTGTCGCTCGGGAAGAACCGCTCCAGCCAGGGCACCGGCAGCAGCAGTTCCAGCCTGACCAGTTCTTCCAGCGGTATTCGTGACACCTACACCGCACAGGCTGGTGTGAGTTGGGAGGCGGATGTCTGGGGTAAATTGCGTCGTGGCCTGGAAGCCGACACCGCCAATGCCGAGGCGAGTTTCGCTGACCTGGCAGCCATGCGTCTGAGCCAGCAGTCGGAACTGGTGCAGAACTATCTGCAATTGCGTGTGATCGACGAGCAGAAACGCCTGCTCGAAGCCACCGTCGAGGCTTATCAGCGCTCGCTGAAAATGACCGGAAACCAGTATCGCGCCGGGGTTTCCGGCAAGGACGCGGTGGCTCAGGCGCAAACACAGCTCAAGGGCACCGAGGCCGATCTGGTCGACCTGATCTGGCAGCGCGCCCAGTTTGAAAACGCCATTGCGGTACTGATCGGCTTGCCGCCCGCCGAGTTTTCCCTGGCAGAAACCCAAGGTATTCCCCAATTGCCGCAAGTGCCGCTGAATCTGCCTTCGCAGCTGCTGGAACGGCGCCCGGATATCGCTTCGGCCGAACGTTCAGTCATCGCCGCCAATGCCAACATCGGTGTGGCGAAGGCCGCTTACTATCCGGACTTTACGTTGAGCATGAACGGCGGCTATAGCAGCAGCACCTCCAAGGACTTGTTCAGTCTGCCCAACCGTTTCTGGTCGGTCGGCCCGCAACTGGCAATGACCTTGTTCGACGGCGGCCAGCGCTCGGCGGAAGTCGACCGCAGTGAAGCGGCCTATGACGAGACCGTGGCCAAGTATCGCCAGACCGTGCTCGACGGTTTCCGTGAAGTGGAAAACTACCTGGTGCAACTCAAGGTGCTGCAGGACGAAGCTGTCGTACGTCAGCAGGCGCTGGATGCGGCCCGTGAATCGCTACGTTTGACCCAGAACCAGTACAAGGCCGGTTTGATTGCCTACCTTGATGTCGTGGTGACTCAGGCGTCGGCGTTGAGCAATGAGCGCAGCACCCTCGATCTGCAGCAAAGCCGCCTGATCGCCAGTGTGCAGTTGATTGCGGCGCTGGGTGGCGGCTGGGACGGGCAGCTTGATGTAAGCGACACCAAGTAA
- a CDS encoding SDR family oxidoreductase, with amino-acid sequence MDKVIVITGGSRGIGAATALLAAAQGYRVCINYLADEQAAQGVLEQVRALGAQAIAVRADVSIEDEVIALFNRVDAELGRVTALVNNAGTVGQKSRVDEMSEFRILKILKTNVLAPVLCAKHAILRMSPKHGGQGGSIVNVSSVAARLGAPNEYVDYAASKGALDTFTVGLSKEVAGEGIRVNAVRPGYIYTDFHALSGDPDRVSKLESAIPMARGGRPDEVAEAIVWLLSDKASYATGTFVDLGGGR; translated from the coding sequence ATGGATAAAGTCATCGTCATCACCGGCGGCAGCCGCGGCATCGGTGCTGCCACCGCTCTTTTGGCTGCCGCGCAGGGCTATCGGGTCTGCATCAACTATCTGGCCGACGAGCAGGCTGCTCAAGGCGTGCTCGAGCAGGTCCGCGCCCTCGGCGCGCAAGCCATCGCGGTGCGCGCAGATGTCAGCATTGAAGACGAAGTCATCGCGTTGTTTAACCGGGTGGACGCCGAACTGGGGCGGGTCACCGCACTGGTGAACAACGCCGGCACTGTAGGGCAAAAGTCCCGGGTCGATGAAATGTCTGAGTTCCGCATCCTCAAGATCCTCAAGACCAACGTCCTGGCGCCTGTGCTGTGCGCCAAGCACGCGATCTTGCGCATGTCGCCCAAGCACGGCGGGCAGGGCGGCAGCATCGTCAACGTGTCATCGGTGGCGGCGCGCCTGGGGGCACCCAACGAGTACGTTGACTACGCCGCCTCAAAAGGCGCGCTGGATACGTTCACCGTCGGCCTTTCCAAAGAAGTGGCCGGCGAAGGCATCCGTGTCAACGCGGTTCGCCCAGGCTACATCTACACCGATTTCCATGCCCTGAGCGGTGATCCGGATCGGGTCAGCAAGCTTGAATCCGCCATCCCCATGGCGCGGGGCGGACGACCGGATGAAGTGGCGGAAGCGATTGTCTGGCTGCTGTCGGACAAGGCTTCCTATGCGACGGGGACGTTTGTTGATTTGGGGGGTGGGCGCTAA
- the mapR gene encoding GntR family transcriptional regulator MpaR (MapR regulates genes involved in Pseudomonas quinolone signal (PQS) production and anthranilate metabolism): protein MKRYEKFADDIAELIRSGVLGPGHRVPSVRYASQTYGVSPSTVFQAYYLLERRGLIRARPRSGYFVNTHTPSQFCEPVISSEVNESTEVDVSELVFSVLDSIKDPNTVPFGSAFPSPTLFPLQRLSRSLASATREMDPRMVVTDMSPGNPQLRRQIALRYMVGGLMLPMEELLITNGALEALNLCLQAVTEPGDLVAIEAPAFYACLQVLERLKLKAVEIPVHPRDGIDLGVLAQTLERHPIKVCWCMTSFQNPMGATMPEAKKQELVELLRRHEVPLIEDDVYAELYYGQQAPKPAKAFDTEGLVMHCGSFAKSLAPGYRIGWVAAGRYAQKIERLKLMTSLCASMPAQAAIADYLQHGGYDRHLRKLRHALEDQQSAMLAAIARYFPAQTRVSQPAGGYFLWLELPEQMDSLKLFQMALAQGISIAPGPIFSPTQRFRNCIRLNYGSPWTEDSEKAMETLGRIVRSF from the coding sequence ATGAAACGCTACGAAAAATTCGCCGACGACATTGCTGAACTGATCCGCTCCGGCGTTCTGGGACCCGGCCACCGCGTACCGTCGGTGCGTTATGCCAGTCAGACCTACGGCGTCAGCCCATCCACGGTGTTCCAGGCCTATTATCTGCTGGAGCGTCGCGGTTTGATTCGCGCCCGCCCGCGCTCTGGCTACTTCGTCAACACCCATACCCCGAGTCAGTTCTGCGAACCGGTAATCAGCAGCGAGGTAAACGAATCCACCGAGGTCGATGTCAGTGAACTGGTGTTCTCGGTACTCGACTCGATCAAGGACCCGAACACCGTGCCGTTCGGCTCTGCGTTCCCCAGTCCGACCCTGTTCCCCCTGCAACGCTTGTCCCGCTCCCTGGCCAGCGCCACCCGTGAGATGGACCCGCGCATGGTCGTCACTGACATGTCGCCGGGCAATCCACAATTGCGCCGACAAATCGCCCTGCGCTACATGGTTGGCGGTCTGATGTTGCCGATGGAAGAACTGCTGATCACCAACGGCGCCCTTGAGGCATTGAACCTGTGCCTGCAAGCAGTCACAGAGCCGGGCGATCTGGTAGCCATCGAAGCCCCAGCGTTCTACGCCTGTCTGCAAGTACTCGAACGCCTGAAACTCAAGGCTGTGGAAATCCCCGTGCACCCGCGCGACGGTATCGACCTCGGTGTGCTCGCGCAAACCCTGGAGCGACACCCGATCAAGGTCTGCTGGTGCATGACCAGCTTTCAGAATCCCATGGGCGCGACCATGCCCGAGGCGAAGAAGCAGGAACTGGTCGAATTGCTGCGCCGTCATGAAGTGCCGCTGATCGAAGACGATGTCTACGCCGAGTTGTATTACGGCCAGCAAGCACCGAAACCGGCCAAGGCCTTTGATACCGAAGGCCTGGTGATGCACTGCGGCTCATTCGCCAAAAGCCTCGCCCCCGGATACCGCATCGGATGGGTCGCCGCCGGGCGCTATGCGCAGAAAATCGAACGGTTGAAACTCATGACCTCGCTGTGTGCGTCGATGCCGGCCCAGGCGGCCATTGCCGATTACCTGCAACACGGCGGGTATGACCGCCATCTGCGCAAACTGCGTCACGCGCTGGAGGACCAGCAAAGCGCGATGCTCGCCGCCATCGCCCGGTATTTCCCGGCACAGACTCGGGTCAGTCAGCCGGCTGGCGGCTACTTTCTGTGGCTGGAGTTGCCGGAGCAAATGGATTCGTTGAAGTTGTTTCAGATGGCGCTGGCGCAAGGCATCAGCATTGCACCGGGGCCGATCTTTTCACCGACGCAGCGCTTCAGAAACTGTATTCGGCTGAATTACGGCAGTCCGTGGACTGAGGATTCGGAGAAGGCGATGGAGACGTTGGGGCGGATTGTGCGGTCGTTCTGA
- a CDS encoding efflux RND transporter permease subunit, with protein sequence MNLSGPFIKRPVATLLLSLAIMLLGGVSFGLLPVSPLPQMDFPVIVVQASLPGASPEVMASTVATPLERSFGTIAGVNTMSSRSSQGSTRVILQFDLDRDINGAAREVQAAINASRNLLPSGMRSMPTYKKVNPSQAPIMVLSLTSDVLEKGQLYDLASTILSQSLSQVQGVGEVQIGGSSLPAVRIELEPQALNQYGVALDDVRNTIANANVRRPKGSVEDGQRLWQVQANDQLEKAKDYESLIIHYADGAALRLKDVAKVSDGVEDRYNSGFFNDDAAVLLVINRQAGANIIETVNEIKAQLPALQAVLPASVKLNLAMDRSPVIKATLHEAEMTLLIAVALVILVVFLFLGNLRASLIPTLAVPVSLVGTFAVMYLYGFSLNNLSLMALILATGLVVDDAIVVLENISRHIDEGVRPMKAAYLGAQEVGFTLLSMNVSLVAVFLSILFMGGIIESLFREFSITLAASIVVSLIVSLTLTPMLCARWLKPHTPGQENRLQRWSQRANEWMVGKYATSLDWVLRHRRLTLLSLFVTIGVNIALYIVVPKTFLPQQDTGQLIGFVRGDDGLSFSVMQPKMETFRRAVLKDEAVESVAGFIGGSNGTNNAFMLVRLKPIKERSISAQKVIERLRKEMPKVPGAQLMMMADQDLQFGGGREQTSSQYSYILQSGDLGALREWYPKVVTALKALPELTAIDAREGRGAQQVTLIVDRDQAKRLGVDMDMVTSVLNNAYSQRQISTIYDSLNQYQVVMEVNPKYAQDPITLKQVQVITADGARIPLSTIAHYENSLEDDRVSHEGQFASESIAFDMAEGVTVEQGSAAIERAIAKVGLPEDVIAKMAGTADAFAATQKSQPWMILGALVAVYLVLGVLYESYIHPLTILSTLPSAGVGALLSIYVLGGEFSLISLLGLFLLIGVVKKNAILMIDLALQLERHQGLAPLESIRSACLQRLRPILMTTLAAILGALPLLLSRAEGAEMRQPLGLTIIGGLIFSQVLTLYTTPVVYLYLDKLRHRFNHWRGVRTDAALETPL encoded by the coding sequence ATGAACCTGTCCGGACCTTTCATCAAACGCCCGGTTGCGACCCTGTTGTTGAGCCTGGCAATCATGCTGCTGGGCGGGGTGAGCTTCGGCCTGTTGCCGGTGTCGCCGCTGCCGCAAATGGACTTCCCGGTGATCGTGGTGCAGGCCAGTCTGCCCGGCGCCAGCCCCGAGGTCATGGCGTCGACCGTGGCCACGCCGCTGGAACGCTCCTTCGGCACTATTGCCGGGGTCAACACCATGAGCAGTCGTTCCAGCCAGGGGTCGACCCGGGTGATCCTGCAATTTGACCTGGACCGCGACATCAATGGCGCTGCGCGGGAAGTGCAGGCGGCGATCAATGCCTCGCGCAACCTGCTGCCCAGCGGGATGCGCAGCATGCCGACCTACAAGAAGGTCAACCCGTCCCAGGCGCCGATCATGGTGCTGTCACTGACGTCGGACGTGCTGGAGAAAGGCCAGCTCTACGATTTGGCCTCGACCATCCTGTCCCAGAGTCTGTCGCAAGTGCAGGGCGTGGGTGAAGTGCAGATCGGCGGCAGCTCCTTGCCGGCGGTGCGCATCGAGCTCGAACCCCAGGCGCTGAACCAATACGGCGTGGCGCTGGACGACGTGCGCAACACCATCGCCAATGCCAACGTGCGCCGGCCCAAGGGCTCGGTGGAGGACGGCCAGCGTTTATGGCAGGTGCAGGCCAACGATCAGCTGGAAAAGGCCAAGGACTACGAGTCGCTGATCATCCATTACGCCGACGGCGCGGCCCTGCGCCTGAAGGACGTGGCCAAGGTCAGCGACGGTGTCGAGGACCGCTACAACAGCGGTTTCTTCAACGATGACGCAGCGGTTCTGCTGGTGATCAACCGTCAGGCCGGTGCCAACATCATCGAGACGGTCAACGAGATCAAGGCGCAGTTACCGGCGTTGCAGGCCGTGCTGCCAGCCAGCGTCAAACTCAATCTGGCGATGGACCGTTCGCCGGTGATCAAGGCCACGTTGCATGAAGCGGAAATGACACTGCTGATCGCCGTGGCTCTGGTGATCCTGGTGGTGTTCCTGTTTCTCGGTAATTTGCGTGCCTCGCTGATCCCGACGCTGGCGGTGCCGGTGTCGCTGGTCGGCACCTTTGCCGTGATGTACCTCTACGGTTTCTCGCTGAACAACCTGTCGCTGATGGCGCTGATCCTCGCCACCGGCCTGGTGGTGGACGATGCCATTGTGGTGCTGGAGAACATTTCCCGGCACATCGACGAAGGCGTGCGACCGATGAAAGCGGCGTACCTTGGTGCCCAGGAAGTCGGTTTCACGTTGCTGTCGATGAACGTCTCCCTGGTGGCGGTGTTCCTCTCGATCCTGTTCATGGGCGGGATCATTGAAAGCCTGTTCCGCGAGTTTTCCATCACCTTGGCGGCGTCGATCGTGGTGTCGCTGATCGTTTCGCTGACTTTGACGCCGATGCTCTGTGCTCGCTGGCTAAAGCCGCACACACCGGGGCAGGAAAACCGCCTGCAACGCTGGAGCCAGCGGGCCAACGAGTGGATGGTTGGCAAATATGCCACCAGCCTGGACTGGGTGTTGCGTCATCGACGCCTCACCTTGCTCAGCCTATTTGTGACAATTGGCGTTAACATTGCGCTGTATATCGTTGTTCCTAAAACATTTCTTCCGCAGCAGGACACGGGCCAGTTGATCGGTTTCGTGCGTGGCGACGACGGTCTGTCGTTCAGCGTGATGCAGCCGAAAATGGAAACCTTCCGCCGCGCGGTGTTGAAGGATGAAGCGGTCGAAAGCGTTGCCGGTTTCATTGGCGGCAGCAACGGCACCAATAACGCCTTCATGCTGGTGCGCCTGAAACCGATCAAGGAACGCAGCATCTCCGCGCAAAAGGTCATTGAGCGCCTGCGCAAGGAAATGCCCAAGGTCCCGGGGGCGCAGTTGATGATGATGGCTGACCAGGACCTGCAATTTGGTGGCGGTCGTGAGCAGACTTCATCTCAGTATTCCTACATCTTGCAAAGCGGTGACCTTGGAGCGCTGCGCGAGTGGTATCCAAAGGTCGTCACGGCACTCAAGGCCTTGCCGGAGCTGACGGCGATTGATGCCCGAGAAGGTCGCGGGGCCCAGCAAGTGACGCTGATTGTCGATCGCGATCAGGCCAAGCGTCTGGGCGTCGACATGGACATGGTTACCTCGGTACTGAACAACGCCTACAGCCAGCGGCAGATTTCCACTATTTACGACAGCCTCAACCAGTACCAGGTGGTGATGGAGGTCAATCCGAAGTACGCCCAGGACCCGATCACCCTCAAGCAGGTTCAGGTGATCACCGCCGACGGTGCGCGGATCCCGTTATCGACCATCGCCCATTACGAAAACAGCCTGGAAGATGACCGGGTCAGCCACGAAGGCCAGTTCGCCTCGGAAAGCATTGCGTTCGACATGGCCGAAGGCGTGACCGTGGAGCAGGGCAGTGCCGCCATCGAGCGAGCCATTGCCAAGGTCGGTCTGCCGGAAGACGTGATCGCGAAGATGGCCGGCACCGCCGACGCTTTCGCCGCGACCCAGAAGAGCCAGCCGTGGATGATTCTCGGCGCGCTGGTGGCGGTCTATCTGGTGCTGGGCGTGCTGTACGAAAGCTACATCCACCCGCTGACCATCCTTTCGACCTTGCCTTCGGCCGGGGTCGGCGCGTTGCTGTCGATCTATGTGCTGGGAGGGGAGTTCAGCCTGATTTCCCTGCTCGGGCTGTTCCTGCTGATTGGCGTGGTGAAGAAAAACGCGATTCTGATGATCGACCTGGCGCTGCAACTTGAACGACATCAGGGGCTTGCGCCGCTGGAGTCGATTCGCAGCGCTTGCCTGCAACGGTTGCGGCCTATCCTCATGACCACGCTGGCGGCGATCCTTGGCGCCTTGCCGTTGCTGTTGAGCCGCGCCGAAGGAGCCGAAATGCGTCAGCCGCTGGGTCTGACCATCATCGGCGGGCTGATTTTCAGTCAGGTGCTGACCCTTTACACCACCCCGGTGGTTTACCTCTATCTCGACAAACTGCGCCATCGCTTCAACCACTGGCGTGGGGTGCGAACCGATGCCGCTCTGGAAACTCCGCTATGA
- a CDS encoding putative bifunctional diguanylate cyclase/phosphodiesterase, whose translation MLIGSYSPTLVIISLCVAILASYTALDLTGRIATAKGRAVHLWTAGGAIAMGVGVWSMHFIGMLAFKLPIDLGYDIALTSLSLLIGVLSSGFALWLVSQPKLPAWQLGFGALVMGAGISAMHYTGMAAMRMQPGIDYDPTLFSASLLIAVGASGAALWIAFHLRQHTPHVRLIRGGAAVIMGIAIVGMHYTGMAAARFADGSFCGAAASGLNGNGLDNLVLITTLAVLSIALLTSILDARLEARTASLALSLTEANRELTQLALHDTLTGLPNRMLLADRIDQAMSRVQEEGGCFALMFIDLDGFKPVNDAFGHHMGDLLLREVAARLREDLRNQDTLARIGGDEFVLLVQLNEQNDALSLASRQVGLIARSFRVTEHDLQISASVGIALFPGNGQTAQELLMNADAAMYHAKGAGKNGYSFFDASMNSNARKQLQLLQDLRNALEHQEFSLYYQPKFDAANGRPIGAEALLRWQHPTQGMLLPDKFIELAEKTGLIIPIGEWVLNEACRQMREWYVLGYTDWRIAVNLSAIQFCHAGLVRSVAKALATHRLPANSLTLEITETTAMSDADASMTVLQELSDMGVDLSIDDFGTGYSSLMYLKRLPANELKIDRGFVRDLERDSDDAAIVSAIVALGQALGLRIVAEGVETGVQQDFLTRLGCDSLQGYLLGHPLPAERFMIEIQRGEQVVAS comes from the coding sequence ATGCTCATCGGTAGCTATTCCCCTACGCTGGTCATCATTTCGCTCTGCGTAGCGATTCTCGCATCCTATACCGCACTGGACCTCACCGGCCGTATTGCAACCGCCAAGGGGCGGGCTGTGCATTTATGGACGGCCGGGGGCGCCATTGCCATGGGTGTCGGCGTATGGTCGATGCACTTTATCGGGATGCTCGCATTCAAGTTGCCGATTGATCTGGGCTACGACATCGCGCTCACGTCACTGTCTTTACTGATTGGTGTGCTCTCCAGCGGATTCGCCCTGTGGCTGGTCAGTCAGCCGAAATTGCCGGCGTGGCAATTGGGTTTCGGCGCGCTGGTCATGGGCGCCGGCATCAGTGCGATGCACTACACCGGCATGGCGGCCATGCGCATGCAGCCCGGGATCGATTACGACCCGACACTGTTCAGCGCCTCGTTGCTGATTGCCGTCGGCGCCTCGGGGGCCGCGTTGTGGATAGCGTTCCACCTGCGTCAGCACACGCCTCATGTGCGATTGATCCGTGGCGGTGCTGCCGTGATCATGGGCATCGCCATTGTCGGCATGCACTACACCGGCATGGCCGCCGCGCGTTTTGCCGATGGCAGTTTTTGCGGTGCGGCCGCCTCTGGTTTGAATGGCAATGGCCTGGATAACCTCGTGCTGATCACCACGCTGGCGGTGCTGAGCATTGCCTTGCTGACGTCGATCCTCGATGCACGCCTGGAGGCCCGTACCGCCAGCCTGGCCCTGTCGCTGACCGAAGCCAATCGTGAACTGACGCAACTGGCTCTGCATGACACGCTGACCGGGTTGCCGAACCGGATGCTGCTCGCCGACCGTATTGACCAGGCCATGTCGAGGGTGCAGGAAGAGGGCGGGTGCTTTGCCCTGATGTTCATTGATCTGGACGGGTTCAAACCGGTCAACGATGCCTTCGGACACCACATGGGCGATTTGCTGTTGCGTGAGGTGGCGGCGCGCCTGCGAGAAGACTTGCGCAATCAGGACACCCTGGCACGGATCGGTGGTGATGAGTTCGTGCTGCTGGTGCAGTTGAACGAGCAGAATGACGCCTTGAGTCTCGCTTCCCGTCAGGTCGGGCTGATCGCGCGCTCCTTCCGTGTCACCGAGCATGATCTGCAAATCTCCGCCAGTGTTGGCATCGCGCTCTTTCCGGGCAACGGCCAAACCGCCCAAGAGTTGCTGATGAACGCCGATGCGGCGATGTATCACGCCAAAGGAGCGGGTAAAAACGGCTACAGCTTCTTCGATGCTTCGATGAACAGTAACGCCCGCAAACAACTGCAATTGCTGCAAGACCTGCGCAATGCCCTGGAACATCAGGAGTTCAGCCTGTATTACCAGCCCAAGTTCGATGCCGCCAACGGCCGGCCAATCGGTGCCGAAGCGTTGCTGCGCTGGCAACACCCGACACAGGGGATGCTGTTGCCGGACAAGTTCATCGAACTGGCGGAAAAAACCGGACTGATCATTCCCATTGGCGAGTGGGTACTCAATGAGGCCTGCCGGCAGATGCGAGAGTGGTACGTGTTGGGGTACACCGACTGGCGCATCGCGGTGAATCTTTCGGCCATCCAGTTTTGTCATGCGGGCCTGGTGAGGAGCGTGGCCAAAGCGCTGGCCACCCATCGTTTGCCGGCCAACAGCCTGACCCTGGAAATCACCGAAACCACCGCGATGAGCGACGCCGATGCCAGTATGACCGTGCTGCAGGAACTGTCGGACATGGGGGTAGACCTGTCCATCGATGATTTCGGCACCGGTTACTCCAGCTTGATGTACCTCAAACGCCTGCCGGCCAATGAACTGAAGATTGACCGCGGTTTTGTTCGCGATCTGGAACGCGACAGCGATGACGCCGCCATCGTTTCGGCGATCGTCGCCCTCGGTCAGGCCCTGGGGTTACGCATCGTCGCCGAAGGCGTTGAAACCGGTGTGCAGCAAGACTTCCTCACGCGACTGGGGTGTGACTCGCTGCAGGGCTATTTGCTCGGTCACCCGCTGCCGGCCGAGCGCTTCATGATCGAAATCCAGCGTGGGGAGCAGGTTGTAGCGAGTTGA